A genomic region of Paenibacillus sp. PL2-23 contains the following coding sequences:
- a CDS encoding transglutaminase family protein: protein MKLSITHHTQYEYAEAVTDSVNELRLTPSTNERQSCYQQSITVEPNAPLFSYEDYFGNRVHAFSVNQPHRKLSIRTSMVVVTKRAPSAEEREAYLTGRTPEQGWAWLTSEEAGNRFAEFLLETDYTTITDDVRSFAAAADNPDTVNQPTASSMKVSVLDWLSSLSSRIRSEFQYDPEATTVETTTSEMFERKRGVCQDFAHLMIACARSEGVPARYVSGYHFVGDLQGGSADFEQASHAWVEAYVPTLGWCSFDPTNADPVGERYVKLGHGRDYKDIVPVKGVYRGTGEQRLKVTVDVRNIEE from the coding sequence ATGAAGCTCAGCATTACGCATCATACCCAATACGAATATGCAGAGGCGGTTACGGACAGTGTCAATGAGCTAAGGCTAACGCCCAGCACGAATGAGAGGCAGTCCTGCTATCAGCAGTCTATTACTGTTGAGCCCAATGCGCCCCTGTTCAGCTATGAGGATTATTTCGGCAACCGCGTGCACGCCTTCTCCGTTAATCAGCCCCATCGCAAGCTTTCCATTCGCACCTCGATGGTTGTTGTCACCAAGAGAGCGCCATCAGCGGAGGAGCGGGAAGCGTATTTGACGGGGCGTACTCCAGAGCAGGGGTGGGCGTGGCTTACATCGGAGGAGGCAGGCAATCGCTTCGCCGAGTTTCTGCTGGAGACGGATTATACAACGATAACGGATGATGTGCGGTCCTTCGCGGCGGCAGCTGACAACCCTGACACGGTGAATCAGCCAACTGCGAGCTCTATGAAGGTGAGTGTGCTGGATTGGCTCAGCTCCCTAAGCTCGCGCATTCGAAGCGAATTTCAATACGATCCAGAAGCGACCACAGTGGAGACAACAACGTCGGAGATGTTCGAGCGGAAGCGTGGCGTATGCCAGGATTTTGCGCATTTGATGATTGCTTGCGCCCGGTCGGAGGGCGTGCCGGCAAGATACGTAAGCGGATATCACTTTGTGGGAGATCTACAGGGGGGAAGTGCGGACTTCGAGCAGGCGTCTCACGCCTGGGTAGAGGCTTACGTGCCGACGCTTGGCTGGTGCAGCTTCGATCCCACCAATGCGGACCCCGTCGGGGAGAGGTATGTGAAGCTTGGCCATGGCCGTGATTACAAGGATATAGTCCCGGTCAAGGGAGTCTATCGCGGCACCGGAGAGCAGCGGCTGAAGGTGACGGTGGATGTTCGGAACATCGAGGAATAA
- a CDS encoding YhcN/YlaJ family sporulation lipoprotein yields the protein MRSKWMVSLSALLLTGALAGGCGHYDGNRSDSDNELRQNKRGEAEMLSSGDYPPRPADSVRTPGVMESGQGERINAEQLAHIAEQVPGVERAAVAMNTTDVLVGIEVDNTGKRRILEKQVMSALHWQYPEYRYHVTSDEMYCGKIKATASRKNGIEAQMYNQDIEILSRSIDRLNLP from the coding sequence ATGAGATCAAAATGGATGGTGTCGCTGTCCGCGCTTCTGTTGACGGGAGCATTGGCGGGCGGCTGCGGCCATTATGACGGAAATCGAAGCGACAGCGATAATGAGCTGAGGCAGAACAAGCGCGGCGAAGCGGAGATGTTGTCTTCGGGAGATTACCCGCCGCGACCGGCTGATTCCGTTAGGACTCCGGGTGTGATGGAGAGCGGACAGGGTGAGAGGATTAACGCGGAGCAGTTGGCCCATATCGCAGAGCAGGTGCCTGGTGTGGAGCGGGCGGCTGTCGCCATGAATACGACCGATGTATTGGTCGGCATTGAGGTCGACAATACAGGCAAGCGCCGTATTCTGGAGAAGCAGGTTATGTCCGCTTTGCATTGGCAATACCCTGAATATCGTTATCACGTGACATCCGACGAAATGTATTGCGGCAAAATTAAAGCGACCGCTTCCAGAAAAAACGGAATTGAGGCGCAGATGTACAATCAGGATATTGAGATTCTGTCTCGCTCCATCGACCGATTGAACTTACCGTAG
- a CDS encoding WGxxGxxG family protein, which produces MKKAGLMAVIFTSLALAGTVPTASAERGEVIAPRGNVVITPGESRLENDLERGWNRMENGMERAANRVENGVNRAANRMENGVDRAANRTENGMTRTFGVRDNDSYNTNNAMDANRVRTMNQANYRANAATTAADDNDGFSWGWLGLLGLLGLAGMRSRDRDRA; this is translated from the coding sequence ATGAAAAAAGCAGGTTTGATGGCCGTTATTTTCACTTCTCTCGCTTTAGCAGGCACCGTCCCAACAGCAAGCGCTGAACGAGGCGAGGTTATCGCACCACGCGGCAATGTCGTCATTACTCCTGGCGAGTCCCGACTGGAAAATGATCTGGAGCGTGGCTGGAACCGTATGGAGAACGGCATGGAGCGCGCTGCGAACCGTGTAGAAAACGGCGTGAATCGCGCTGCCAACCGGATGGAGAACGGTGTGGATCGTGCCGCCAACCGCACAGAGAATGGCATGACCCGCACCTTCGGAGTCCGCGACAATGACAGCTACAACACGAACAACGCAATGGATGCCAATCGCGTCCGCACAATGAATCAAGCGAATTACCGCGCCAATGCCGCTACAACGGCTGCTGATGATAACGACGGCTTCAGCTGGGGCTGGCTTGGTCTGCTCGGCTTGCTTGGTCTTGCCGGTATGAGAAGCAGAGACCGCGACCGCGCATAA